DNA from Neovison vison isolate M4711 chromosome 12, ASM_NN_V1, whole genome shotgun sequence:
TTTATAGCCCAACTCCTCAGGCTACTGTCCCATAGCTGGGACATTTGCTAAGTCTCTAAGAGGTCACTCCATCTTTGTATTAGATGGGCTGCTTATGGATAATTCAGGATGTTAGAGAACAGTGGCTTCCATGGCAATTCATACATTGTTGCATTTCTTGCATTGTAGAGTGAGTTCCTTGATCCAAAGTAATGTCATACATGATACCATGTTGGTAAATCAGGGTTTTCTAAGGCTCTGGATAGTGATATTACTGTGATGCATGGTGCATATGTGGATCTGAGAAAGCAAACCCGTATCCAGAGCAGGTGTCGATTCCAGTAAGGGTGAATCGATGCCCTCTCCCAGGTGGAAAGGATCTGCCGGAACTGACTTGTCACTGAGTCATCTAGGGATGGAGCCGTATCAGACCTCAGCACTGATCTTGGCTCTAAGAGGTCAGAAATTCAGCCACAGTAACAGACAAGTCTGATGAGAGAGAGCCCGTGTTAGTGGACACAACCAGCACTTCTGCACCATGGCAATTCCCTTCATGGGCCTGCCAGACGAGCACAAGGGTAGCCAAGGACAGAAGCTGGCTGACATCTGGCCATCCACTTTGCCATTCAGTGACCCCTGACATGAGGCACAAAGATGCGCACGTTTGTGAGGTCTTCTACAGGATCGTCTTCTTTTTCAGACTGCCCTGTCTCCAGTATTGCCCTCTAGCTCTTTCCAAGTCCTGGGCCAGCCCCAagacatctgtcaccacacagaaATTCATGACCTACCTGTGAACCAgatctgaatttttcttcctgtCTCCTGAGAGAGAGGCATCAGTGGAACAAGGGAGGAGACATGAGGGCCACAGCCACCTCCTCCTGTAAATGGCAGGAAGCTCTCTCTGGACAAGCTTGCATCCAATTCTTCTTCACTGTGCAGGGAGTTCCTACTGAGCCTGCCTAACCTACTGACGTCACGGGTCCGTCAGCATTGAGCTCGGGACAGGCCAACGTGGTTATGTGGTGGTGTGGTGCCCCACAAGCAGGAACTAAGCCTCTACCTGGATCCAGCAGTGTGCCAGAAGCCACATGGTTTTGCTTTAAAACCCACAGAGTGTGCACTGCAAAACCACGGAAGCATGTCGAAGGTGTCCTATAGAATCCCTACTTACCACAAATAAGTCCAACCTTACCCCTCATTCTGCTTAGTGGCACGGGAACCCATCCTCCAATCTGGGTCTACAGAGGCTTCCTTTCTTCTGGGCTCCACTCAAAACTGGTGGTCTCCCAAGTCATTCAACAAATGGGCCAGAACAGTGTTCCCAAGGATGCGGACTACAACATCCAGAGGTGCATCAAGAGTTATGCCTCCCTTCTACGTGATCCAGACGCAAGATGCAACAACTTATCATCATCTTGGAAGCAATGCCCTGTCTTGCCCTACAGCACACTCCGAGAACTTCACTGATGGCAGGCTCCACGACTACGGAGGGTCTCTCTCCCATCCTCAGATCTGCATTGTCTCATCAAGGACAGAGCCCTTGTCACTTCCTTTTTCACCACGTCCAATCAGCATGATGTTATCAGTGTTACGTGAAAGTCCAGGGTAGATTAAATTgaggaagaaagcaggaaagTTAAAACCATCTCCCTTGAAGGGAGATAATATGTTTGGCTGTTCTTCCCATAAAATGTgaactgctggggcgcctgggtggctcagtcagttaagcatctgccttctgctcaggtcatgatcggcaggtcctgggatcaagtcccacattgggctccttgcttggtgggaaacctgcttcccctctccctctggctgtcaCTCTGGTACTTATgacctatctctctctctgtcaaataaagaaaatctccaaaaaaaaatctttttttaatgtgaactGCTTTTAGAAATTTACTCTCTGCTACTGGAAGTTGAAAACAATGTTCCCAAATCACTAACTGCATTATCTGGTGCCAGAGGCGCATTGATAGGTTCCAGCAAAAACAGCTCAACTGACACACTACTGTGACTGGGGATACCACTTGGCTACATTGGTGGTGGTTCACCACCCTTTACTGAGCCCATCTGGATTTTGCAGGAGCCATTCAGGCGAACTGAAGATGCCACGGGGAGCAGCACCTGTCTTTGAGAGCAACGCACTCTGCAGTCGGGTCGGACTGCACCGTTGCTTCTGACTTACTCCCCTTGCAGGGAGGGGGAGGTTTCAGGGGCTCCCACTGTGCTCTTTCTGCCACGAGTCTTATTCCACAGATCGGGGGTCAGGATCTGCTCACTGCTAGGTACCATCATCCCAAGTATGCACTGGGACCAAAAACAGAACCACAGGACTTGGGCCAGGACCCCATTCATCAGCTGGCTCGCAGACCCTCCGCTAACCAGGGCTCCTGATGGTTCAGGTGTCTCGGCACAAGTATCTCAGATCCTGTCTCCAAAAGCCTGAGCGAGGTCTGCATCGTCCCTCCGCCAAAGTCAGTTACTTGTTAAGCAGCTCTAGGTCCCTCGGGGGAAGGCCTGGAGGACCCTTGAAGGGCCGAGCCTCCCTTTCAAACCGTGGGCTCCGGGGCTCAGAACAGGCTCAGATTCTAAGAGTGAGGGATGGTGGGAGGTAACCACTGCAGCGACTGACTTGTGCCTTCTGTCCGCAAACTCTTCACTTCTTTCCGCTTGTTCGCATCAAACCCCACCCCAGTCCGCTGCCCCTCGATCGCACCCACGGTCGCCGCGGGGCAACAAGCAGGGCCACAGCTCCCTGCGGCTCCAGCCTCCCGGGCGGCCCCTCCGGCCTCCCGCGGAAGCAGACACGCGGTTGTGCGCCGCGGCTGGGGCTCCGTCGGGCGGGGGAGGGTCTGATGGGCGCCGAGGAGGCGTCCCCACCCCGCGCGTCTGCTCCAAGCCGAGCCTCCTCCTGGGTTTCGCCGCCGGGCTAGATCTGGGGGCTCGAGGGGGAGCGGCGCGGGCGCGGAGCCGCCAGCCGCGAGCAGGGCGCAAGGGCTTCCCCCCTAACGAGGGAGCCTCGGCGGTGACTACGGCCTCGGGGCACCTGGCGTCCTCGAACTGTCCCCCGGGCCCCACGCTCCCACTCACTCCTCAGCAAACGTGCACCGGGCGCCTGCGCCGCAGTCCCTGCTCCCGGGCGGCCAGTCGcacgccgccgccgcctccgggCGGGACCCCCGGCTCAGCGGCTCTTCCCGCGCCCGACCGCCCCCGGGACTGGGCGGGGTTTGCGCGCGTCTGTCCAGCGAGGGGCCGCCGCCTCCGCTGCGCCGTGCGCTCCCCGAGCCCCGCGACGGCCCTTCGGCCCTCCCTGGCACCGGCCCGAGGACACCCGCCCTCGAGCACCGCGGCTCGCGGACTGCCGGCGGGCGCGCCGCCCCGCCCACGTGACCGGCCCTCGAGACACGCCCCAGGGCCGTGCGCCCCGGGCGCCCCGCTCTCGACGCTTCTGGTTGGCCCCCGTGGGCCCCTCCCAGCTGCCTGTCTTTGGAGCGGCCCCGCCCAGAGAGACCCCTCATTGGTGTTCGCTCAGAGTAGGGGCGGGCACGGCGGAGACGCGCAGAGCTTGGCCTTCGGAAAGGGGACCCGACCGGGATGACGGAGAGAGGCGAGCGGCACCGCAAAAGGCCGAAAAGAGCCGGAGAGACCCGAGTATGACGAGAGCAGGGCAGGCTGGCCGGAAGCAGACCCGAGCGCAGCCGGAAGGAGCCGAGTTCGCCCGAAGGGGCCTGAGCGCGGCTGGACGTTGGGGCTTCGCCCAGCCGGCGCCATGGCTGCCGAGGGGACAGCTGTGGCCGGAGGCGGGGCTGTTGGCGACCGGCTGGCCAAGGACAGCTTGCCGCAGTCTCAGTGCCCGGACGCGGCCCCGAACCGGCGGCGCGGCTCGTCGCTGTCGCGTGACGCCGAGCGCCGAGCCTACCAGTGCTGCCGGGAGTACTTGGGCGGGGCCTGGCGCCGAGTGCGGCCGGAGGAGCTGAGGGTTGACCCTGTGAGGTGGGAGGCCAGGGGTCAGCTCTCCGGAGCCAGCGCCGGGGTCAGGGGTCGAGTCGGCCCCGGGAACCCCGCGTTGCTGCGGCTCGGGCGcgtgcggggcggggggcggacgCGGGGGGCGATCCGGGGCGCGCGGGGGCAGGTGCCGCCGGCCGCCGGCTGAGCGCGCGCCGCTGTGGGTCTGCAGCGGAGGCCTCAGTAACCTGCTCTTCCGCTGCTCGCTGCCGGACCGGCTGCCCAGCGTGGGCAGGGAGCCCCGGGAGGTGCTGCTGCGGCTGTACGGGGCCATCCTGCAGGTGAGGCTCCGGCGCGTGGCGGGTGGCCGTCGCCCCATCGCGCCGCCGAGGGCGCGGAGGCCCGGGGGCTCAGGAGCTTGTCGGTTCCGCGGGAGCCTGGCGCGGGCGTCTCCGGGCGGTGGAGCAAGCGGGGCGGTGCCGGGAGGTCAGAGCAGACGCCCCCGTGTTGGCCTCCGGCCCCTCGTGACTCGGCCCCCGTGGTTGTCCATCTTCCTTCAGGGCGTGGATTCCTTGGTCCTCGAAAGTGTGATGTTCGCCATCCTGGCCGAGCGGTCGCTCGGGCCCCAGCTCTATGGAGTCTTCCCAGAGGGCCGGCTGGAACAGTACATCCCAGTAGGAGCCCAGCCCGGCCCGGCCCTGACCTCCCCgaggctcctcctgcccccagacCCTATCCCCCTTTCCAGTGTCGGCCCTCATGTCCCTTACCCCAGGTAGGGCGTTTTCCCCAAGACCCTGACATCCCCCCCACCTCcgttccccaccccttccccctcctgccccagccccctcaCCACCCTGATAGGTTCCTGGGTGCAGAGCCGGCCACTGAAAACCTGTGAGCTCCGGGAGCCAGTGCTGTCAGCAGAAATCGCCACGAAGATGGCCCGGTTCCATGGCATGGAGATGCCGTTCACGAAGGAGCCCCACTGGCTGTTTGGGACCATGGAACGGTGAGTCCGGAGCcgcctcagggcccttgcacaCCTGTTCTGAACCCCGATCCTGCCAGTTACTACACTGGGCTGCAGCTGAATGGGTCCGTGACTGTCCCGCTGAGTGGATCAGGCGTCCCAGTGTCTAGCGTGGGACTCTCACACAGAACAGGCGTCCGAGGAAGGCAGACAGGTCTGTCGGAACAGTGTTCCAGAGAAGCCCTCCAGTGATAGGAAAACGGGTAGGACAGCCCGGCCCGGCGAAATAGGAGAGGAGGTAGGAAGGGATAACAGAGGGAGCATGTCTTATTCTTTGGACTTCAGGTACCTAAAGCAGATCCAGGACCTGCCCCCGACTGGCCTCCCCCAGATGAACCTCCTGGAGACATACAGCCTGAAGGATGAGATGGGCAACCTCAGGTGAGGGGCGGCAGGGTGGGAGAACAGAACAGCACGGCTCAGGAACCAGTGCTAGGCACCTACTGGGGAACCTCCCCAGTATTCACTGAGGGCGGGCTCAGGGCCTGGCCCACGGGGTGCCTGACCTTCCTCTGGTCACTCCTGCTCAGGACCCATGCCCCCTGTTCTCCTACAGGAAATTGTTAGACTCCACCCCATCACCCGTGGTTTTCTGCCACAATGATGTCCAGGAAGGTAGGAGAAAGCACCGGCATCTCCTAAGGTGAGGGGGGCCAGAGGGCCCTGGAGTAACTGGAACCCGTCCCCGTTTTCCCAGGGAACATCTTGTTGCTCTCGGAGCCAGGAACCCCTGACAGACTCATGCTGGTCGACTTTGAGTACAGTAGTTACAACTACAGGTGAGGGCTAGAGGACGGCCTCCGTGGGTCTGTTCCCACAACAGCCTGGAAAACAGACTAGGCCTTCCTCTCTGCATCCCAGCTGCCCGGGGTGTCTGGGGACTGAGGGTCCACCTTCTTCCCCCAGGGGCTTTGACATTGGGAACCATTTCTGTGAGTGGGTTTATGATTATACTCACGAGGAGTGGCCTTTCTACAAAGCGCAGCCTGCAGACTACCCCAGCCGGGGGCAGCAGGTATGTGGAccggaggctggggagcaggaccTGGCctgtgagggaggaggaaggtgaggtcTGGAAAGAATGGTGGGAGGTGGGAAAGGGTGTTCCCTGGGAGATGTCCCGCAGTGTCCCCATTGTCTGACTCTGTCTGTCTACCTCAGCTCCATTTCATTCGCCATTACCTGGCAGAGGTCAAGAAAGGTGAGACCATCTCCCAAGAGGACCAGAGGAAACTGGAAGAAGATTTGCTGGTAGAGGCTAATCGGTGAGGAGAGACGGGGCAGAGCGGAGTGCCAGGGAAGAGGGGCTGAGGAGGAGGCTGGCAGGCCGGCTGCTGGGACCGCAGGTGGGGGCAGAGCGGAAGCGTCCGCACGGTGTCGGCGTTAAGGCAGTGGGCGAGAAGTTTGAGCTTTGGGGCTTGACCAGCCTGAGGGATGAGATCCAGGTGATGCCAAGTGTGCTCTGAACCCCTATTTGTCCTGCCCTCCTTAGATATGCTCTGGCATCCCATTTCTTTTGGGGCCTCTGGTCTATCCTCCAGGCATCTATGTCCACCATCGAATTCGGTTACTTGGTAAGTGACCCAGATGGGTGAgtcaggtgggaggaggggaacagCAGGGCCTCATGTTCCCGGGGAATCCGTGGACagacttggggggaggggaggcgggtgcTGGTCTCAAGCCTTCTCACAGGTCTTCTGGGGGGTTTCCTTCCCTAGGAGTATGCCCAGTCTCGCTTCCAGTTCTACTTCCGGCAGAAAGGACAGCTGAGCGGCTTCCCCTCATCCTGACTCTCCAGCCCCCAACTCCGATTGCTCCGGGAGCCTCCAGGGCAGGACCTTGGAGGGAGGCTCTGGGGACTGGGCTGAGCCCTGGAGCGAGCCTGGGCCTGAGGATAGCTGGCCTGTCTCCACAGCAGGCAGGTGGTGGGACAGAGCCCCGGCTGTGTACCTGAGACAATAAACGAGCATCTTCCTTCACACCTAGTCCTAGCCCTGCTGCAGAAAGTACCAGCCAGGGGTGCACACAGACTGCCAGGAGGGATCGCTGCTGTGAGCCTCGTTTTCTCTGAGAAGGATGGCTCTTGGGTGCTCTGGGCTTGAGAGGCGTTAAGGGTCCACTGTGCCAGCGGGAGCCCCCTACCCTCCCCCTCGCTGGCCCCAGCTTAGAAGTGACACACACTAGAAACACTAGAACGATTTGGGTGGCGGGCTAGGAGGTAATGAGGGGACAAAGAGGGCACTGGGGTGGGGCTGCCCAACCCTGAGCACTGGAGACCAGGGGACAGGCAGCACAGCTGACACTCCGATGACCTTTTCCCTACATTCAGCTATTTTTAGCTCCAATGCTGCCATCCTCACGTGAGACCCTTTGGGCCCCCCCAGGTTCCCAGACCTCTGAGCAATCTCAGCTTGCAGACACCCGGCCCGCCCCCACTCCGGATTCCCACCACAGAGAGGAGGGGATTCTGGTTGCCGCCCCACATCTGTTTTCTCAACCCAAATTTGGGAGTGGGTGTCAGGTTCCCGGTGAGGGCGGGGCAGGGATGGCCAGGCCTGAAGGACGTGGGGACACGGGCCAGAGCGACTGGCCCCACACGCGGACAGGAGCGAACCCAAGCTGTGAGTGGAGTGGGGGGCAACACGGGGCCACCGGTGGGGCTCAGAAGCCTAGACCAGAGCAGGGGGCGAGAACGGCGCGGGGTCCCTTGCAGCTGGGCTGTCTGCCTCGCTCCCGATCAACTCTGCTTTCAGGGGCGCGTCTCGCCCCAACCCGGAGGCAGCCCTTCACTGTCCTCGGGGCTTCTGAAGATTTCCTGGCTCGGCCCTCTTCCCGACCGCTGCCCCACCGTGGCGGACGGAGCACGCCCGGAACGCGGGCGCGAGGGTTCCGCGGCCGTTGGTCGCGCTACGGAGCCGCGGCCGGGACCGaagccggggccggggccggggccggggcggggcccgAAGGGGGCGGCGGGTCTGGGGCGGCCGCTGGTGTATcgcggccgggggcgggggcgcggccgGGGCTCGGGGGCCCTCGAGGCAGAGggcggctgggggcggggccagcCGAAGTCCGCCCGCGcaccctcctgccctgccccctcccaggtgAAGGCCAACCTCCGGGATGGCGGAAGCGCACCAGGCCGTGGCCTTCCAGTTCACTGTGACCCCAGATGGGGTCGACTTCCGGCTCAGTCGGGAGGCCCTAAAACACATCTACCTGTCCGGGATCAACTCCTGGAAGAAACGCCTGATTCGCATCAAGGTGGGCGCGGGTGGTTCTGGCTTCTTCCAGCCGCTGCAGGACCGAGTTttcccgaaggcagaggccaggtGTCAGCTGCTGCCCCATTGTCAAGACCTTCCACCCCCACCTTGGCTGGCAGTTTGGCTGGGTGGCAGGCTGTAGCAGTgcagaaaccagaggggtgcTCAAGGTGTGGAGGGGAGATGGGCGTGCAAGGGTTAGCAGTGGGACCCAGTGAGTGAGGGAGCGCTGCAGGTACAGGAGTGTGGAGGAGGGGAAGACCAGACATGAAGGAGGGACAGGAGCACagcaggtgagggagggaggtggcCTCCCAGGCAAAGACCAGGACCTCACAGGGGCCCGCCGTCATTTCTGCTGTAAGTGTGCCTGTTTCTGCCCCACAGAATGGCATCCTTAGGGGTGTGTACCCTGGCAGCCCCACCAGCTGGCTGGTTGTCGTCATGGCAACAGTGGGTTCTTCCTACTGCAAGGTGGACATCTCCATGGGGCTGGTCTGCTATATCCAGAGGTGCCTCCCTGAGGGGTAAGAAGAAGGGTGACAAGAGAGGGCTGGGCAGCCTCCAAGGCCAGGGTTCTTGAGCTGGGCACATTCAGGATACTAGCCACTGGAGGTCCTAGGGGCAGCCCTCCCTGGGGGCCACCATCATCTGTGTCCAACATTTTGGAAGTTGGTAATATAATGCATTCAGACAGGAGTGTGCTGGAGAATGGTCATCCATGCCTTCTCCAAGCTGGTTCACAACCATCAAAACTGAAGTCAGAATTTTCCTAAGGCTGACCTCAAGTGGATTCCCTGCAGCCCTATCCCTTCTCTGACAGATGTGGCCCCTACCAGACCCCACAGACCCGGGCACTTCTCAGCATGGTCGTCTTCTCCACGGGCGTCTGGATGACGGGCATCTTCTTCTTCCGCCAAACCCTGAAACTGCTTCTTTCTTACCATGGCTGGATGTTCGAGATGCATGGCCAGACCAGCTACTTCACCAAAGTCTGGGCTGTGAGCAGAAGCCAGTGGATGGGTTCAGGCAACTGGTTTGAGACTCTAGGGGCCTCATTTGGGGTTCTAAGCtggagggaagaggcaggcagggcactGGTGCCTGGTGCATAGGTTTGTCCTGGTTCTGAGGGTCGGGGGCCCAGCTCCTCAAGGGTTTGTGATTTGTTTCCTTTACTTCCCCTGGTTTTCACCAGAAACATTCTCTGCTCCGTATGCCCAGATCTGTGTCCGTCTTCTGTCCAGCCGGCGGCCCATGCTCTACAGCTTCCAGACATCCCTGCCCAAGCTTCCCGTGCCCAGCGTGCCGGCCACAATTCAGCGGGTAAGGGCCTGAATCAAACATCCCCGTTGGGCAGGCCAGGCTGGACTCAGAGGACTTCTCCAAACTAAGGGACTATCCCTTGCAAAGAGCAGGGTTGAGAGAAATGGGGCTGGGTTGGCAGAGAGTCAGGACAGAAGTAGTCATTGCCGTTTGGCCCCCGCACTGACAATGACGTGGCTGGACAGTACCTGGAATCTGTGCGGCCCTTGTTGGATGATGCGGAATACTACCGAATGGAGACGCTGGCCAAGGACTTTCAGGAGAAGACTGCCCCCAGGCTGCAGAAGTACCTGGTCCTCAAGTCATGGTGGGCAACTAACTATGTGAGTCCCCTCCTTGGCTTGTCCTCCCCCCTTGTGTCAGGGGCATCTGTCCCCGCCCTCTGCCCCAGCActaactcttcccttcctcttgcaGGTTAGTGACTGGTGGGAAGAGTACGTGTACCTGAGGAGCAGGGCGCCCCTCGTGGTGAACAGCAACTACTACGTCATGGTGCGggtgggcctgggggcagggaggatgggGGAGATCCGGAACAGTCGGGAAGCAGTTTCAGGGCAGCAAGAGTCCTGAGGATCTGGGGAGTCCAATAGACCCACAGCCTGAACTATCACTGTCAGAGTCCCTCAGGCTCACTGCCCTGACCAGCCCaggctctctcccttcctgccttggTTTT
Protein-coding regions in this window:
- the CHKB gene encoding choline/ethanolamine kinase; its protein translation is MAAEGTAVAGGGAVGDRLAKDSLPQSQCPDAAPNRRRGSSLSRDAERRAYQCCREYLGGAWRRVRPEELRVDPVSGGLSNLLFRCSLPDRLPSVGREPREVLLRLYGAILQGVDSLVLESVMFAILAERSLGPQLYGVFPEGRLEQYIPSRPLKTCELREPVLSAEIATKMARFHGMEMPFTKEPHWLFGTMERYLKQIQDLPPTGLPQMNLLETYSLKDEMGNLRKLLDSTPSPVVFCHNDVQEGNILLLSEPGTPDRLMLVDFEYSSYNYRGFDIGNHFCEWVYDYTHEEWPFYKAQPADYPSRGQQLHFIRHYLAEVKKGETISQEDQRKLEEDLLVEANRYALASHFFWGLWSILQASMSTIEFGYLEYAQSRFQFYFRQKGQLSGFPSS